In Dehalococcoidia bacterium, one genomic interval encodes:
- the rpsB gene encoding 30S ribosomal protein S2 gives MPPQISMKQLLEAGVHFGHQTRRWDPRMRRFIFTERNGIHILDLQQTVTRLNTAYDFVRDLVAGGGTLLFVGTKKQAQEAIETEAKRCHMPYVNNRWLGGTLTNFQTIQSRIDHLVRLEEAKARGEFDRLPKKEIGQLDEEIERLNRHFGGVKEMTRLPVALFIVDTPKEHIAITEAVRLGVPIVAMCDTNSNPDVIDYPIPSNDDAIRAVKLITGRLADAALEGAQAREYAEQEGLSANLEGMDVSATFSASPDEEPPAPADAAGEEEAQSAETES, from the coding sequence ATGCCACCACAAATCTCGATGAAGCAACTGCTTGAGGCCGGCGTACACTTCGGCCACCAGACGCGCCGCTGGGATCCGCGCATGCGGCGCTTCATCTTCACCGAGCGCAACGGCATCCACATCCTCGACCTGCAGCAAACGGTGACGCGCCTGAACACGGCCTACGACTTCGTGCGCGATCTCGTCGCCGGCGGCGGCACGCTGCTCTTCGTCGGCACCAAGAAGCAGGCGCAAGAGGCGATCGAGACCGAGGCGAAGCGCTGCCACATGCCCTATGTCAACAACCGCTGGCTGGGCGGCACGCTCACCAACTTCCAGACGATCCAGTCGCGCATCGACCATTTGGTGCGGCTGGAAGAGGCGAAGGCGCGCGGCGAGTTCGACCGGCTGCCCAAGAAGGAGATCGGCCAGCTCGACGAAGAGATCGAGCGGCTGAACCGGCACTTCGGCGGCGTCAAGGAGATGACGCGCCTGCCCGTCGCGCTGTTCATCGTCGATACGCCCAAAGAACACATCGCTATCACCGAGGCGGTGCGGCTGGGCGTGCCGATCGTGGCGATGTGCGACACGAACAGCAACCCGGACGTGATCGACTACCCCATTCCTTCCAACGACGACGCGATCCGCGCCGTCAAGCTGATCACCGGCCGCCTCGCCGACGCCGCGCTCGAAGGCGCCCAGGCGCGCGAGTACGCCGAGCAAGAAGGGCTCTCCGCCAACCTGGAGGGCATGGACGTGAGCGCCACCTTCAGCGCCTCGCCCGACGAGGAGCCGCCGGCGCCGGCGGACGCGGCGGGCGAGGAAGAAGCGCAGAGCGCCGAAACCGAGTCGTAA
- a CDS encoding FmdB family zinc ribbon protein, with amino-acid sequence MPRYDYRCNVCGHQYEKREGFNAPSVQECPVCQGEARRVLTPPAIVFKGSGWYVTDSRKSGAGTDRGEPAAASSEAAKPAESGAPAASDSSSSSTSSAAPAAAAD; translated from the coding sequence ATGCCGCGTTACGACTACCGCTGCAACGTTTGCGGGCATCAGTATGAAAAGCGCGAGGGCTTCAACGCCCCGTCGGTGCAGGAATGCCCCGTCTGCCAGGGCGAGGCCCGGCGCGTGCTGACGCCGCCGGCGATCGTCTTCAAGGGCAGCGGCTGGTACGTCACCGACAGCCGCAAGAGCGGCGCCGGCACCGACCGCGGCGAGCCCGCGGCGGCGAGCAGCGAGGCGGCGAAGCCCGCCGAATCCGGCGCACCGGCCGCGAGCGACTCGTCCAGCTCGTCCACCAGTTCGGCTGCCCCGGCCGCCGCGGCCGACTGA
- a CDS encoding elongation factor Ts: MAVSPDMVKKLRDESGAGVMACKKALEKAEAEGLSGDAQWKRATLILEEEGAEKMARRQDREASQGLIEAYVHGGRIGVLVELNCETDFVARNEAFRTLAHDVALQIASMNPQYLDANEIPAGEEGKPEELALLSQPFIRDSGRTIADLVAEVSRTTGEVVRVRRFQRYELGQ; encoded by the coding sequence ATGGCAGTGTCGCCCGACATGGTTAAGAAGCTGCGCGACGAGAGCGGCGCCGGCGTGATGGCCTGCAAGAAGGCGCTGGAGAAGGCCGAGGCCGAGGGGCTGAGCGGCGACGCGCAGTGGAAGCGCGCCACGCTCATCCTTGAAGAAGAGGGCGCCGAGAAGATGGCGCGACGCCAGGACCGCGAGGCGTCGCAGGGGCTGATCGAAGCCTATGTGCACGGCGGCCGCATCGGCGTGCTGGTGGAGCTGAACTGCGAGACGGACTTCGTCGCCCGCAACGAGGCGTTTCGCACGCTCGCGCACGACGTAGCGCTGCAGATCGCGTCGATGAACCCGCAATACCTGGACGCGAACGAGATTCCGGCCGGCGAAGAGGGCAAGCCGGAGGAGCTGGCGCTGCTGAGCCAGCCTTTCATCCGCGACTCCGGCCGCACGATCGCCGATCTCGTGGCCGAGGTCAGCCGCACCACGGGCGAAGTCGTACGCGTGCGCCGCTTCCAGCGCTACGAGCTGGGGCAGTAG
- the pyrH gene encoding UMP kinase translates to MPGPAYRRIVLKLSGEALRGDAAYGIDNDVLHLIARQIQNAAMLATEIAIVVGGGNIWRGAAASEAGMERATADYAGMLATVINALALQSELEKIGLVVRTQTAINIAQVAEPYIYRRAIRHLEKGRIVIFAAGTGNPYMSTDTAAALRAVEIGAEVLLMAKNRVDGVYDADPSKVPGARKFQRVSYSEALARRLAVMDSTALALCMENDLPIIVFDLAAEHSIERAVAGEQIGTFVGGKETVLVEGSSVA, encoded by the coding sequence ATGCCGGGACCGGCTTACCGACGAATCGTGCTCAAGCTCAGCGGCGAGGCCCTGCGCGGTGACGCGGCCTACGGCATCGACAACGATGTGCTCCACCTGATCGCACGGCAGATCCAGAACGCCGCCATGCTCGCCACCGAGATCGCCATCGTCGTCGGCGGCGGCAACATCTGGCGCGGCGCCGCGGCCAGCGAGGCGGGCATGGAACGGGCCACCGCCGACTACGCCGGCATGCTGGCCACGGTGATCAACGCGCTCGCCCTGCAGTCGGAACTGGAGAAGATCGGGCTCGTCGTGCGCACGCAGACGGCGATCAACATCGCCCAGGTGGCCGAGCCCTACATCTACCGCCGCGCGATCCGCCACCTCGAAAAAGGGCGGATCGTGATCTTCGCCGCCGGCACCGGCAACCCCTACATGTCCACGGACACGGCTGCCGCCTTGCGCGCCGTCGAGATCGGCGCCGAAGTGCTGCTGATGGCGAAGAACCGCGTGGACGGCGTCTACGACGCGGACCCGAGTAAAGTCCCCGGAGCGCGCAAGTTCCAGCGCGTCAGTTACAGTGAAGCCCTGGCGCGGCGCCTTGCGGTGATGGACAGCACGGCGCTCGCCCTGTGCATGGAGAACGATCTGCCGATCATTGTCTTCGACCTGGCCGCCGAGCACAGCATCGAACGCGCCGTGGCCGGCGAGCAGATCGGCACCTTCGTCGGCGGCAAGGAGACGGTGCTCGTCGAAGGCAGCTCCGTGGCGTAG
- the dxr gene encoding 1-deoxy-D-xylulose-5-phosphate reductoisomerase translates to MTGVAILGCTGSIGTQSLDVLGALRDRFRVVGLAAGRNLSLFQQQIDQWQPALVACEREGDRAALAAGSAHWATLDEIATHPDIAIVIVATTGKVGLAPALAALRAGKAVALANKEALIMAGGLLQEAATAGGGSLRPVDSEHSAIWQCLWGERPEDVSRLILTASGGAFRDRSLDELRTVTPEQALRHPTWQMGRKITVDCATLFNKGLEAIEARWLFDVPLERVAIVMHRESIVHSLVEFSDGAMKAQLGLPDMRLPIQLALTYPERLPVHGAQALDLAAAGALHFETLDMNRLPCLRLALEAGRRGGAYPAVLAAADEVAVAAFLAGEIGFTAIAGVIEETLSAHRGGADADLAAILEADAWAREHAGRRIRVHAEAEPAASRSPAR, encoded by the coding sequence GTGACGGGCGTCGCAATCCTCGGCTGCACGGGCTCGATCGGGACGCAGTCACTGGATGTGCTCGGCGCCCTGCGCGATCGCTTCCGTGTCGTCGGCCTCGCCGCGGGCCGCAATCTCTCCCTCTTCCAGCAGCAGATCGATCAGTGGCAGCCCGCGCTCGTCGCCTGCGAGCGCGAAGGGGACCGCGCCGCGCTCGCAGCGGGTTCGGCGCACTGGGCCACGCTCGACGAGATCGCCACGCATCCGGATATCGCCATCGTGATCGTGGCCACGACCGGCAAGGTCGGCCTGGCGCCGGCGCTGGCGGCGCTGCGCGCGGGCAAGGCCGTGGCGCTGGCCAACAAAGAGGCGCTGATCATGGCCGGCGGGCTGCTGCAGGAGGCCGCGACGGCCGGCGGCGGCAGCCTGCGCCCGGTGGACAGCGAGCACAGCGCGATCTGGCAGTGCCTCTGGGGCGAGCGGCCCGAAGACGTGAGCCGGCTGATTCTCACGGCGTCGGGCGGCGCCTTCCGCGATCGCTCGCTGGACGAGCTGCGCACGGTGACGCCGGAGCAGGCGCTGCGCCACCCAACCTGGCAGATGGGGCGCAAGATCACGGTCGACTGCGCCACGCTATTCAACAAGGGACTCGAGGCGATCGAGGCGCGCTGGCTGTTCGACGTGCCGCTGGAGCGCGTGGCGATCGTCATGCACCGCGAGAGCATCGTGCATTCGCTGGTCGAGTTCAGCGATGGCGCGATGAAGGCGCAACTCGGCCTGCCCGACATGCGCCTGCCGATCCAGCTTGCCCTGACCTACCCGGAGCGGCTGCCGGTGCACGGCGCACAGGCGCTGGACCTGGCCGCGGCCGGCGCCCTGCACTTCGAGACGCTGGACATGAACCGGCTGCCCTGCCTGCGCCTGGCGCTCGAAGCGGGGCGGCGCGGCGGCGCCTACCCGGCGGTGCTGGCCGCCGCGGACGAGGTCGCGGTGGCCGCATTTCTCGCCGGCGAGATCGGCTTCACCGCGATCGCGGGCGTGATCGAAGAGACACTGAGCGCGCACCGTGGGGGCGCGGACGCGGATCTTGCCGCTATCCTCGAAGCGGACGCCTGGGCG
- the dtd gene encoding D-aminoacyl-tRNA deacylase, giving the protein MRAVLQRVERASVEVDGREIAAIGPGMLVLLGVAAGDSEADAEWTARKLAEVRIFADAAGRFNRGVSEVGGAALVVSQFTLLGDTRHGRRPGFTAAAPPEIAAPLVERVAALLRERGVPAQTGMFGAKMRVSLVNDGPVTLIFDSRARESS; this is encoded by the coding sequence ATGCGCGCCGTTCTGCAGCGTGTCGAGCGTGCCTCCGTCGAAGTCGATGGCCGCGAGATCGCGGCGATCGGACCGGGCATGCTCGTGCTGCTTGGCGTGGCCGCCGGCGATAGCGAGGCCGACGCCGAATGGACGGCCCGCAAGCTGGCCGAGGTGCGCATCTTCGCCGACGCGGCGGGCCGCTTCAACCGTGGCGTCTCCGAGGTCGGCGGCGCGGCGCTGGTCGTGAGCCAGTTCACCCTGCTGGGCGACACGCGCCACGGCCGCCGGCCCGGCTTCACCGCCGCTGCGCCGCCCGAGATCGCCGCGCCGCTGGTCGAGCGCGTGGCGGCGCTGCTGCGCGAGCGCGGCGTGCCGGCGCAGACGGGCATGTTCGGCGCGAAGATGCGCGTGTCGCTGGTCAACGACGGCCCGGTGACGCTGATCTTCGACTCGCGCGCCCGCGAATCGTCGTGA
- the frr gene encoding ribosome recycling factor: MIQDVMATAKDHMNKTVEATRRELASIRSGRASPGLVEHVRVELHGVPTPITHMATVNAPEARLLTIQPWDRSTLGLIEKAILKSDLGLNPSNDGAMIRLPIPPLNEQRRKELVKMVHARVEEGRVAVRNIRRDASDGIKKLERNKEISADEARRVQDQLQKLTDGSVGEVDKLGQQKEQELMEV, translated from the coding sequence GTGATTCAGGATGTCATGGCCACCGCCAAAGATCACATGAACAAAACGGTGGAGGCGACGCGGCGCGAGCTGGCCTCGATCCGCTCCGGCCGCGCCAGCCCCGGCCTGGTCGAGCACGTGCGCGTCGAGCTGCACGGCGTGCCCACGCCGATCACACACATGGCCACGGTCAACGCCCCGGAAGCCAGGCTGCTGACGATCCAGCCCTGGGACCGCAGCACGCTGGGCCTGATCGAGAAGGCGATCCTGAAATCCGACCTCGGCCTCAACCCCAGCAACGACGGCGCCATGATCCGCCTGCCGATCCCGCCGCTCAACGAGCAGCGCCGCAAAGAGCTGGTGAAGATGGTGCACGCCCGCGTCGAAGAGGGGCGCGTGGCCGTGCGCAACATCCGCCGCGACGCCTCCGACGGGATCAAGAAGCTGGAGCGCAACAAGGAGATCTCCGCTGACGAGGCCCGCCGCGTCCAGGATCAGCTGCAGAAGCTGACCGACGGCAGCGTGGGCGAGGTGGATAAGCTGGGCCAGCAGAAGGAACAGGAGCTGATGGAGGTCTGA
- a CDS encoding L,D-transpeptidase, translated as MRQPGLRARIDRRRFLSSIPVFAGAGLALAASLRGARADDDPNDIITVPIPANIAPGEHWVDVNLSQQAACAMSGGEIVRVVLVTTGMPGWETPRGQFRILYRVADETMTSAGIGIPIDSPDGYDLDHVLWTQYFTNEGHALHDNYWRPLSVFGRTPTSHGCVGMVESDAHFMWSWVGVGDLVNIHA; from the coding sequence ATGCGGCAACCCGGCCTCCGCGCGCGAATCGACCGCCGCCGCTTCCTCAGCAGCATTCCCGTCTTCGCCGGCGCCGGCCTGGCGCTCGCCGCCTCGCTGCGCGGCGCCCGCGCTGACGACGACCCCAACGACATCATCACCGTGCCGATCCCGGCCAACATCGCGCCCGGCGAGCACTGGGTGGACGTGAACCTCTCGCAGCAGGCGGCCTGCGCCATGTCCGGCGGCGAGATCGTACGCGTGGTGCTGGTGACGACGGGCATGCCCGGCTGGGAGACGCCGCGGGGCCAGTTCCGCATCCTCTACCGCGTGGCCGACGAGACGATGACCTCGGCCGGCATCGGCATTCCGATCGACAGCCCGGACGGCTACGACCTCGACCACGTGCTCTGGACGCAGTACTTCACCAACGAAGGCCACGCGCTGCACGACAACTACTGGCGCCCGCTCTCCGTCTTCGGCCGCACGCCCACCAGCCACGGCTGCGTCGGCATGGTCGAATCCGACGCCCACTTCATGTGGAGCTGGGTCGGCGTGGGCGACCTGGTCAACATTCATGCATAG
- a CDS encoding phosphatidate cytidylyltransferase, with protein MLLPRLLTAAVGLPVVIALVLIGGIPFAVALALLLAVGVFEFCHAAGYGSRRPEVWLGAALAAALVPAVYGNTDLRAGILAATAMLALLAAVARADVTPDQRPPIWLVLPAAMLWIGWLGVHLLLVRRLAQGGRWLLLLLLAVFATDTGAYAVGRLLGRHKLAPRVSPAKTVEGAIGGMLCAAGATVALNYLLGLPHKPILITALGVAIGLAAELGDLAESAVKRRLGVKDMGRLFPGHGGVLDRLDSILFAGAVLYYIVRWAIL; from the coding sequence GTGCTGCTGCCTCGCTTGCTCACCGCCGCCGTGGGCCTGCCCGTCGTCATCGCGCTGGTGCTGATCGGCGGCATACCCTTCGCCGTGGCGCTGGCACTCTTGCTCGCCGTCGGCGTGTTCGAGTTTTGCCACGCGGCCGGCTACGGCTCGCGCCGGCCGGAGGTCTGGCTCGGTGCGGCGCTGGCGGCCGCGCTCGTGCCGGCCGTGTACGGCAACACCGACCTGCGCGCCGGCATCCTCGCCGCAACCGCCATGCTCGCCTTGCTCGCGGCCGTGGCGCGGGCGGACGTGACGCCGGACCAGCGACCGCCGATCTGGCTGGTGCTGCCGGCGGCGATGCTCTGGATCGGCTGGCTGGGCGTGCACCTGCTGCTGGTGCGGCGGCTGGCGCAGGGCGGGCGCTGGCTGTTGTTGCTGCTGCTCGCCGTCTTCGCCACCGACACGGGCGCCTACGCCGTGGGACGGCTGCTGGGCCGGCACAAGCTGGCGCCGCGTGTCAGCCCGGCGAAGACGGTCGAAGGCGCGATCGGCGGCATGCTCTGCGCCGCCGGCGCCACCGTGGCCCTCAACTATCTGCTGGGCCTGCCGCACAAGCCGATACTGATCACGGCGCTGGGCGTGGCGATCGGCCTTGCCGCAGAGCTGGGCGACCTGGCCGAGTCGGCGGTGAAACGGCGGCTGGGTGTGAAGGATATGGGCCGCCTCTTCCCTGGCCACGGCGGCGTGCTCGACCGGCTGGACAGCATTCTCTTCGCGGGGGCGGTGCTATACTACATCGTGCGATGGGCGATTCTGTGA
- the uppS gene encoding polyprenyl diphosphate synthase: MPRPGAPAPRHVAIIMDGNGRWAKQRGLSRKAGHDAGAENLRRVIRHMAEAGVECLTLYAFSTENWSRPKQEVGWLLRMPGRFIKRELRELHENGIRVRHLGRLDRLSRSLQKQVREAEALTAGNTRMTVCIAFNYGGRAEIVDAVRALVADGVPAETIDEAAIASRLYTAGLPDPDLIVRTAGEMRLSNFLMWQSAYSEYYVSDAYWPDFDEHEVERALAAFGGRERRFGRAPEQEAGERA, encoded by the coding sequence ATGCCCCGGCCGGGCGCTCCGGCGCCACGCCACGTCGCGATCATCATGGACGGCAACGGCCGCTGGGCGAAGCAGCGTGGCCTCTCGCGCAAGGCCGGACACGACGCCGGCGCCGAGAACCTGCGCCGCGTGATCCGCCATATGGCCGAGGCCGGCGTCGAATGCCTGACGCTCTACGCCTTCTCCACCGAGAACTGGAGCCGGCCGAAGCAGGAGGTCGGCTGGCTGCTGCGCATGCCCGGCCGTTTCATCAAGCGCGAGCTGCGCGAGCTGCACGAGAACGGCATCCGCGTGCGCCACCTCGGCCGGCTGGACCGGCTCTCGCGCTCGCTCCAGAAACAGGTGCGCGAGGCGGAGGCGCTGACGGCCGGCAACACACGGATGACCGTCTGCATCGCCTTCAACTACGGCGGCCGCGCCGAGATCGTGGACGCCGTGCGCGCCCTGGTCGCGGACGGCGTGCCGGCCGAGACGATCGACGAGGCCGCGATCGCCTCACGCCTCTACACCGCCGGCCTGCCCGACCCCGACCTGATCGTGCGCACCGCCGGCGAGATGCGCCTCTCCAACTTTTTGATGTGGCAGAGCGCCTACAGCGAGTACTACGTCTCCGACGCCTACTGGCCGGACTTCGACGAGCACGAGGTCGAGCGCGCCCTCGCCGCCTTCGGCGGCCGTGAGCGCCGCTTCGGCCGCGCCCCCGAGCAGGAAGCCGGCGAGCGCGCATGA